From the genome of Triticum aestivum cultivar Chinese Spring chromosome 3B, IWGSC CS RefSeq v2.1, whole genome shotgun sequence, one region includes:
- the LOC123072849 gene encoding AP3-complex subunit beta-A, with the protein MFGMRASGAAASWVVGRMGTDAHLYDDPEDAAIPALLDSRFDADKVDALKRLLALIAQGVDVAHLFPQVVKNVAAQSLEVKKLVYLYLLHYAETRQNEALLSINIFQKDLSDINPLVRAWALRTMAGIRLHVVAPLVLVAVKKCARDPSPYVRKCAAYALCKLYDLLPEENTTLEEIVDVLLGDSSFGVVGAAAVAFKSVCPNCLALIAKHFQRLCETLPDIEEWYQITLIEILLRYVIAKHGLVKDSVMFALELSLESQAGRDSVPVSNISSTQTETIVKGGSGTMPNIMLFRHYIEEYSGAFDRDDDKFSFPSVTSSTNDDVVILLKCTSPLLWSQNSAVILAAASVHWIMAPAEEVKRIVGPILFTLRSSPDATYVMLGNILVFAKTAPLLFASYYEDFFICASDPYQTRALKLEILTTIATESSIPAILEEFQDYIKDPNRRFVADTVAAIALCALKLPSITASCLEGLLALVLYELSITNSVHLNEEDAVLVQAILSIKEVAKIDAASHEKVIIRLVRCLDTIKEPAARSLIIWIFGEYSSIGNLIPKIAPVVLKYLAWSFAAEVLETKLQILNASAKVIIHSAEEQLEEFKRIVAYVIQLAACDMNYDVRDRARFLSGLLPCCATENDPSCRSQNVDVIKELADHIFGGKIPPASNSDSNYRIYLPGSLSQVVLHAAPGYAPLPKPQSMILIHKTVEPTRGVADSSEGTNSDAESGSSRGESGSVYDSESEAGSDSNDDGHNLHRQEENQEAPLIHMYDGNVDQACAGRAVDENLASLISTDLTELMSKSALESWLDEAPAAPLVQDSVQTSCARVSFTTRSFERKPKLHRLLDPSDSDGLSVLYAFSSEVSPKSRLLVCVDLFVENVTTEQLADITIKSEEASGSKGGMDQTSEGSASIPTLVPVEEIQSLAPEQTAKMLLQVHFHHHLLPLKLSVLCNGKRHPAKLHPDIAYFVRPLPMDLNAFLCKENQLRGMFEYARRCTFKDHLQKHKQTEESTDHNTDNNLLVAQTLASKVLSNANVHLVSMDMPVTFSIDDASGLCWRFSSEILSTSYPCLITIVADGHTSEPLDLTVKVNSEDTAFGLNLLNRVVAIIE; encoded by the exons ATGTTCGGGATGCGGGCGAGcggcgcggcggcgtcgtgggtggTGGGGCGGATGGGCACGGACGCGCACCTGTACGACGACCCGGAGGACGCGGCCATCCCGGCGCTGCTCGACTCCCGCTTCGACGCCGACAAGGTCGACGCCCTCAAGCGCCTCCTCGCCCTCATCGCCCAGGGCGTCGACGTCGCCCACCTCTTCCCCCAG GTGGTGAAGAACGTGGCGGCGCAGTCGCTCGAGGTCAAGAAGCTCGTCTACCTCTACCTCCTCCACTACGCCGAGAC GCGGCAAAATGAAGCTCTCCTTTCTATTAACATATTCCAGAAGGATTTATCAGACATAAACCCGTTGGTAAGGGCTTGGGCCCTTCGCACTATGGCTGGCATCAGATTACACGTTGTCGCTCCACTCGTGTTAGTGGCTGTGAAGAAATGTGCAAGGGATCCATCACCATATGTTAGGAAATGCGCGGCATATGCACTTTGTAAGCTCTACGACTTGCTTCCAGAGGAAAACACAACCTTGGAGGAG ATTGTGGACGTTTTGCTTGGTGACAGTTCCTTTGGAGTAGTGGGAGCTGCTGCAGTTGCATTTAAGTCGGTTTGTCCAAATTGTTTAGCGCTGATAGCAAAGCATTTCCAACGGCTCTGTGAAACACTCCCTGATATTGAAGAATGGTATCAGATTACTCTAATTGAGATTCTCTTGCGGTATGTGATAGCAAAACATGGATTGGTCAAGGACTCTGTAATGTTTGCTTTAGAATTGTCTTTGGAGAGCCAGGCTGGCAGGGATTCTGTTCCTGTTAGTAATATATCCAGCACCCAGACGGAAACTATTGTTAAAGGAGGTTCTGGTACTATGCCAAACATTATGTTGTTCCGgcattacattgaagaatattcagGAGCTTTTGATAGAGATGATGATAAATTCAGCTTTCCATCTGTCACTAGTAGCACAAATGATGATGTCGTAATTCTATTGAAATGCACATCACCTCTTCTGTGGAGCCAAAATAGTGCAGTGATACTTGCAGCGGCAAGTGTTCATTGGATAATGGCTCCAGCTGAGGAAGTGAAGAGAATTGTCGGCCCGATTTTATTTACTCTACGCTCATCTCCTGATGCAACATATGTG ATGCTTGGCAACATACTAGTTTTTGCCAAGACTGCCCCATTGTTGTTTGCTTCGTATTATGAAGATTTCTTCATATGTGCTTCAGACCCGTACCAGACTAGGGCTTTGAAGCTTGAAATACTCACCACCATCGCCACAGAGTCATCTATCCCAGCCATTCTTGAAGAATTTCAG GATTATATTAAAGATCCGAATAGGAGATTCGTTGCAGATACAGTTGCTGCAATTGCATTGTGTGCCCTGAAACTCCCCTCCATCACCGCCAGTTGTCTTGAGGGACTTTTGGCACTTGTATTGTACG AATTGTCTATCACTAACTCAGTTCACTTGAATGAAGAAGATGCTGTTTTAGTTCAAGCCATCTTGTCAATCAAAGAAGTAGCGAAAATAGATGCAGCATCTCATGAAAAG GTGATTATCCGGTTGGTTCGTTGTCTGGATACAATTAAGGAGCCTGCAGCACGGTCCTTGATTATTTGGATATTTGGTGAGTATAGCTCTATTGGAAATCTAATCCCAAAGATAGCTCCAGTTGTTCTTAAGTATCTGGCATGGTCCTTTGCCGCCGAAGTGCTCGAGACAAAGCTTCAGATCCTAAATGCTTCTGCAAAG GTTATCATACATTCTGCAGAAGAACAGCTAGAAGAATTCAAAAGGATAGTGGCATATGTCATTCAGTTGGCTGCATGTGACATGAATTATGATGTCCGTGATCGTGCACGTTTCTTGTCAGGACTTCTACCATGCTGTGCTACTGAAAATGACCCCTCATGTCGATCACAGAATGTAGATGTTATTAAAGAGCTAGCTGATCATATCTTTGGTGGGAAGATACCTCCTGCATCTAATTCAGACAGCAACTACCGGATTTATCTTCCGGGTTCCCTGTCACAAGTTGTTCTTCATGCAGCGCCTGGCTATGCACCACTTCCGAAGCCTCAAAGTATGATCTTAATTCATAAGACCGTAGAACCAACCAGAGGTGTAGCTGATTCCTCCGAAGGTACTAATTCTGACGCTGAATCTGGATCTTCAAGGGGTGAGAGTGGCTCTGTGTATGATTCAGAAAGTGAAGCTGGTAGTGATTCGAATGATGATGGCCATAACCTTCATCGTCAAGAGGAGAATCAGGAAGCTCCGCTGATTCATATGTATGATGGTAATGTAGATCAAGCCTGTGCAGGTCGAGCTGTCGATGAAAATTTGGCATCTCTCATCTCTACTGATTTGACAGAATTAATGTCCAAGTCAGCCTTGGAGTCATGGCTTGATGAGGCTCCTGCTGCACCACTTGTTCAGGATTCGGTACAGACATCATGTGCAAGGGTTTCTTTTACCACTCGCAGCTTTGAGAGAAAGCCTAAATTGCATAGGTTGTTAGATCCATCGGATAGTGATGGCTTGAGTGTTCTATATGCCTTCTCGTCTGAGGTTTCACCCAAATCACGCTTGCTAGTATGTGTAGACTTGTTTGTCGAGAATGTTACAACAGAACAATTAGCAGATATAACCATTAAATCTGAAGAGGCTTCTGGTAGCAAGGGTGGCATGGACCAAACATCAGAAGGATCTGCAAG CATACCAACTCTTGTCCCTGTTGAAGAGATACAATCACTGGCTCCTGAACAGACAGCTAAGATGCTTCTTCAGGTTCACTTTCATCACCATCTATTGCCCTTGAAGTTGTCTGTCCTTTGCAATGGGAAAAGGCATCCGGCCAAACTTCACCCGGACATTGCTTATTTTGTACGACCACTACCCATGGACCTAAATGCTTTTCTATGCAAGGAAAACCAGCTGAGGGGAATGTTTGAGTACGCTAGAAG GTGCACCTTCAAAGATCATCTTCAAAAGCACAAGCAAACCGAAGAGAGTACAGACCACAACACCGACAATAACCTTCTAGTAGCCCAAACTCTCGCATCGAAAGTACTCAGCAACGCCAATGTTCACCTAGTGTCAATGGATATGCCGGTGACCTTCAGCATCGACGACGCCTCCGGCTTGTGCTGGCGATTCAGCAGCGAGATCCTGAGCACTTCGTATCCCTGCCTGATCACTATCGTGGCGGACGGGCATACCTCGGAACCACTGGATCTCACCGTCAAGGTGAACTCCGAAGACACGGCGTTCGGCCTGAACCTCCTGAACAGAGTTGTGGCGATCATAGAGTGA